The DNA segment CCCGCCAAATTGAAAATTCAATTATCTTGGTATACAGGAAGTTAACGAAGTTTGCGTTCGCCCAGGCTTGGCCCTCTCCAGAGCCGCTTGGGGACGGGGAGGACCACCTTCTGCAATGCCACGAGTCGAGAAATCGCATCGCGGAGGCGACACAGGGTTCATGTTGTCGAGCCAGGCTGTCGATTCTGGCTCTGCGAATATCGTGCTTCCTCCACCATCACGAGAGCTGTTGAAGTCAGCACTAGCCGCTTGGGCGGCCCTCGATGACCGGGGGAGGATGATCGTTACCCGATCGGGTAGCCTAGTCGCCATTACGGACGCCGCACGCCAAATGTTGGAGGAGTCGAGAACGCTCGGAATCCGGGGCGATCGGCTGCACTCGGCAAGTTCGTCACGATTAAGAATTCTGGCAGAATTGCTCGAGGTTGATCCGGACCAGGTGCGAACGTGCCTGATCGATGACCGGGAAAATGGACATCTAGTGTGTCGTTCGGTGGCGCTACCCGACTGCGGTGACAAGGGCCTAGTGTTCGTGGAGATCGTTGCCGCCCAGCCGGATGTCAAAGCGCACTGGGTCGATTTTCGCGTTTCGCACGGCATGACAGATTGTGAAAACGAGGTCTTGGCAAGTCTGATGAGCGGGGAATGCCCCCTGGAGATCGCTGAGCACATGGGTAGCTCCGTCAATACGGTGCGTACTCACATCAGGCATATTTACGAGAAGGTCGGCGTAAGCAACGTGCAGGAACTGCATCGTAAGCTCGCAGCCTATCGCTTAGGTTAGACGGCTACATCAGCAGGCTCATTGAGCGGCTCGAAAACGATAATCTGCTCTCGTTCACCCGCACCCAGGCAAATCTTCAGCCCCGACAGAAACGGGCGCGTCCTTCTGAGGCGGCCCCACCGTTTCCTCAGCAAAACACAATCCAGATTATAAATCATCAATGTTGATGATTACACATGCCATGCCAGGGGGTTAACTTTCGATAGTACCGCAATTTTTAGCGATGGGGGCGCTCTCGAGCCATGTCCAGTTTCCTCGGCACCGCGCCGCTGGCCTCGCTCGTTTTCGTAGCATCCAGGGCTCTTGCCGCTCCGACAGGAGAGCCTCCTCCGGGTTCGCTGATTTATTTGCGAGAAGTCCCTGCGCGGCCGGCCCACCTTCCGGGTCATCCAGCCGTTCCGCACTCGGTGGAGCTAGGGGCGAACGGCGTGGTCGGTCAATCGATCAGCGGTTCAATCAGAAGACTTACAGACTCTGAAGCTGACACCATCGTTGGCGCTTTCTCACGCTCTTCGCTGATCAATCCGGAAGCATCCATTGCGACGCCCGTCCTGGGCGGCTGGGGTGACCGGCAAGTGGCGACCGCTCTGTCCGGCCAACCCGCAGGCGGTCCAATTGCCAACGCTATGGGCCAGATGACCAGCTCGATTGCTAGCGCCACTTCGACCTTGTCGAACGCGCTTGGAGACCGGCCATGATGCGTGCGTCGCGAACCTTCGCCTGGTCGGCGATGCTGGTCCTGTTGCCTGCGGTAGCGCTGGCCCAGGCAAGCGAGGAGGTCGTCCTGACTTCGACCACCGCGAACAGCCAGGGCCGCATCGCTGTCAATGTCGCAAGCGGTAACGGCAACCAGCAGGCCTCCAGCGCAGTGATCGCGGTAGGAACGACGGGCATCGGGTCCAATGGCGTCGACCAGCATAGCAGTAGTCGCAACAGCCTCACCGGGCCCACCCACGCTGAAATCCAGGCCGGTGCGCTGTCCGGTCTGCAGGGCATGATCAGCATCAACGTCGCGGCTGGAAATGACAATCAAGAGGCGAACCTTGCCGTTGTCGCGCTGGCGCTTGGGGGTTCCGCACTCACCAACACCATGCTCTCACAGACGCGGGCCGAAGCGCCTCAAAAGGTGGGGCAAGATGCCCCCAGCCGCGGCGCAGATAGTGCCATGCTTTCGCCGGATGCGCTGACCGGCAGCCACGGCCTCATTCAGATCAACCTGGTTGCGGGGGAACGCAATTCCTCCGCCAACACCTTCGCCCTCAACGTGTCGGGCGGGGGAAATTAACACGGAGGAGTAGGAAAGGAACTAAGGATGAAAAGGTTACTTCTTGCGACCGTTGCTGCATCGAGCCTGGCCATTGCCAGTCCGGCTGTAGCCCAGTCCGATGGACGCACCGACACGATTGATGCCGATGTTGAATATAGCAACGACATCGACGTCGAGATCGAGATCGTCTCGGACTTCGACAAATATGTTAATCTGGTGGGCACGGTGGACCTTCGCGGCCTCATCCGAGCCGACTCAGCTGCCGTCGCTATCAATGACGTCAAGCAATGGCAGCAGGACCAGATCATCGAAGACAATGAAGTCAACGTGGTCGAAACGTTCGATGTCGCGGGCAGCGGCAATCTCGGCGTGAACCTTGCTGCTGGCATCTACAATCAGCAGATGAATTCCGCCGCGCTGGCAATCTCCGATGCCAACTCGGGCGAGGACGACAACCGCGCCGGTGGCTGGGCTGAAGCTGCGACGATCTCGCTGCAACATCTGACCGACACTGAATATCAGACGCTCTATCAGTTGGATGATGATCGCCTGGTTGTTCAAGGCGGGACTGTCACTGGCGCCGGCAATATCGGTGTCAACGCGACGGCTGGAGCCTTCAACCAGCAGTCCAACCTGATGACGATGGCGGTGGCCACGGACTCCGTCCTTGCGGAGGCAAACGCCGCGTTGGTCCAGTTGAGCCAAGGCAACACCAGCTATGACATCACTGGTCCGCATCGTGTTGGATCTCTGACGTTGACCGGTGCCTCCGGCAACATCGGCGTGAACATGTCAGCTGGCGTTGGCAACCAGCAGGTCAACTCCCTCACCATGGCTGTCGGCAGCGGCAACGGTGGTGGTGGCGGCGGCGGTGGAGGCGGCGACGACATCTAGTCTTGCCACTTCGCACCGGAAGGGGGGCTCAACTGAGCCCCCTTTCACCGCCGAAAGACTTGAGGCCACGATAGCGCCGTTGAGGATCTCCCAGTGACTTCTGCTTGCCTTCGTACCCACTTCGTGACGCTCACCGTCTGCGCGCTGGCGATGGCGGGCTGCGCGACGAGCAGTCCATCGCCGCCGGCGATCTGGATGGCGCAGGTGTCGCAAGGAGCACCCGTGGTCGACGTCGGCGTGAAAAGTTGGAAGGCGCTAAAGTTCACCAACCTCGTCAGGCAACAGACGGACTTCAGTTGCGGCGCGGCGGCCATGGCAACGGTTTTCAACTTTGGCTTTGGCCATAAGACCACCGAGCGCCAAATCCTCGTCAACATGCTGAAGGTCGCGGATCCTGAGGTGGTACGGGAAAAGGGTTTCTCGCTTCTCGACATGAAAAACTACGCGAAGCAGATCGGCTATGCGGCCGAGGGCTACGAAGTAGACTACGAGGCACTGACCAATCTCAAGGTCCCCGGCATCGCGCTAATCAACCTCAACGGGTACAAACATTTCGTGGTCATCAGGAAAGCTGACGCGCACTATGTGCACGTCGGGGACCCCGCGCTCGGCAATCGAACCATGAAGCGCGAAGACTTTCTCGCTGCCTGGAACAAGGTAGTGTTTGTCATGGTCGGAGAAGGCCTCCTGGCCGACAGCGCTCTCCTCAATCCAAAGCCGCCGCTATCCGCCCGAAGACTGTTTGAGAGTCGCTCTCCGGTCTTCAATGCCGACCTCGCTGATTTCGGCTTTGGCCCATCATTTAACTTCGGTTTGTAGAAAGCCAGGAACATGGCGCTTCATCCAAACATCCGCACAACCAACCACAGGTTGCAGCTGTCCCCCCGTGCAGTGTGGGCGTTGCTCTTGGGGTCTATGCTGACACCAATGAGCGTCGTCCACGCTGCACTCCCGGATACGGGCCTTCAACAGACGGCCACGCCACTTTCTGACGACAGATTGTCCGAAATCCGCGGGAAGTTCATCACCGCGGAATCCGTCTCATACTTCGGTGTGCAAATGGCGAGCAGCTGGCAGGGCGCAGATGGCATCACGACCAATGCAACGCTGCTCTTTGCCGTGGACTTCGCTGCCGGCGCAGGGTCGCAAGGCGTGCCAATCCTCATGATCAACTGGAGCCGGGATGGCGACCCGGCCATGGATCTTGATGCATTCGCCTCTGCTGCCAGCGGGGGATACGTCGTCCTATCCGGAGGACAGGTGGTTGTCCCCACGAATTCCCTCAATGGTGTCAGCGGTGTCGTCCAATCCAACGTGATTGCAGGAACTGACAACCAGGTCCGCAATGGCATGTCGATTGCCGTCGTCCCCAAGGATCAAATTCCGGGATTGCTGGCAGCGGGCCTCCAGCCTGCGAGCGGATCGACGACCGTGACCCTCGATGACGGATCAACAATCGATTTTTCCGTCGCCAACAATGGAGTGGGCCTGGCGCTGACCCGGAACGGGAATTCGGTCGCGCAGGGCGTTGACGGGACGCTTGGTCGAGCTGCCCAGAACATAGTTCTGAATAGCAATCTCAACCGCATCGAGAACAACATGACCATGATGATCGGTGTCGACACGCTGCAGCAAATCGACACCATTCGGTTCCAGGAAGCACTTTGGTCGATCAAGGGGATCTGAAGGATGGCGCACGATTACAAGGCAGGCAGGAAACCGCGGCAGTTTTATAAACGGGCTTGGAATGGGGTCTTGTTGGTCTCAGTCGTCGCCATGGCCAGTCAGGCGTCCGCGGGCACCAAGAATGGTCGTTTCGCGATCGAAGGGATCGGCGGAGCTCCGTGCCGGCAGTTCGTAGCTGAGAGCAAGGCCAAATCCACCGTGTTCCACCGAATGGTTGGATACACCGAAGGATATCTGACGGCCTCAAATGTCTACGAGCCCAATACCTTTGATCTGTCGCCCTGGCATGACACTGCCAGCCTGCTCATTGCCTTGGACCGGCATTGCCAGAAAAACCCGAATGATTTGCTGGCGACAAGCATCCAGAAAATCGCAGCTGCTCTTTACCCGACGAGACTGTCTTCGGAATCGCCGCGCATAACCATAACAGATGGGAAGCAAAGCATGCGGGTCTATGTTGCCGTGTTGCAGCAGGCGCAGAACAAGTTGAAGGCACGTGGCCTGTACGGGGGACCCGCCGATGGAAAGTATAGCCCTGAGGTAAAAGCGGCCTTGATGAAATATCAACAGTCGGCGAAACTCAACCCAACCGGATTGCCTGATCCGTTAACTCTGTGGGGACTGTTCAAATCCTGACGGATTGGGACAAATCGAAGGGGGCGTACATGAGAATATCGACACTTCCAGCGTTTGTTTTCGCTGCCGCGGCTGGCGTAACCAGCCTTCCGGCCAGTGCGATAGCGGTCCAGACGGCCGACGAGTTCGCGGTGCTGCGCTCGGAAATAGAACAACTCAAGGCA comes from the Sphingomonas xanthus genome and includes:
- a CDS encoding helix-turn-helix transcriptional regulator; this translates as MIVTRSGSLVAITDAARQMLEESRTLGIRGDRLHSASSSRLRILAELLEVDPDQVRTCLIDDRENGHLVCRSVALPDCGDKGLVFVEIVAAQPDVKAHWVDFRVSHGMTDCENEVLASLMSGECPLEIAEHMGSSVNTVRTHIRHIYEKVGVSNVQELHRKLAAYRLG
- a CDS encoding C39 family peptidase: MTLTVCALAMAGCATSSPSPPAIWMAQVSQGAPVVDVGVKSWKALKFTNLVRQQTDFSCGAAAMATVFNFGFGHKTTERQILVNMLKVADPEVVREKGFSLLDMKNYAKQIGYAAEGYEVDYEALTNLKVPGIALINLNGYKHFVVIRKADAHYVHVGDPALGNRTMKREDFLAAWNKVVFVMVGEGLLADSALLNPKPPLSARRLFESRSPVFNADLADFGFGPSFNFGL
- a CDS encoding peptidoglycan-binding domain-containing protein, giving the protein MAHDYKAGRKPRQFYKRAWNGVLLVSVVAMASQASAGTKNGRFAIEGIGGAPCRQFVAESKAKSTVFHRMVGYTEGYLTASNVYEPNTFDLSPWHDTASLLIALDRHCQKNPNDLLATSIQKIAAALYPTRLSSESPRITITDGKQSMRVYVAVLQQAQNKLKARGLYGGPADGKYSPEVKAALMKYQQSAKLNPTGLPDPLTLWGLFKS